A single genomic interval of Nocardioides palaemonis harbors:
- a CDS encoding HNH endonuclease signature motif containing protein: MDQDLQHPVVGCAGDLRSSLKSVVSVEPVFMSVADKRAALVELAAARSQLDGLLARVLAASDDLGAVEGSRDATAWLARETRVTRRESRRDLALGRALEAHPEVGRQLADGTLRSEQARAIVDAVDALPSRVDDAVRAEAESRLLAYAREHDAKGLRQIGKRILDVVAPEVGESAEADALEAEERRAEESVSFSMSDDGEGRCHGRFTVPSHVGAILRRILLALANPARHTEADLRDEAGVWKPSRRRMGEAFVEYVERYPTDASPQTAGVNATVVVTMTLEQLLGEHAAVLLDDGSRMSAAQARRLSCEAGIIPVVLGGDGQLLDLGRSRRLFSKAQRIALGLRDGGCTTRGCETTAAGCQAHHDDPWSNGGATDLVNGRLLCPRHHRLAHDPRYAKTIHADNQVTFVMRT; encoded by the coding sequence ATGGATCAGGATCTACAGCATCCTGTCGTGGGGTGCGCCGGCGACCTGCGCTCCTCCTTGAAGAGCGTGGTGTCGGTGGAGCCGGTGTTCATGTCGGTGGCCGACAAGCGGGCGGCGCTGGTGGAGCTGGCGGCGGCGCGTTCTCAGCTGGACGGTCTGCTGGCGCGGGTGCTGGCGGCCTCGGACGATCTGGGTGCGGTGGAGGGGTCGCGGGACGCGACGGCGTGGCTGGCGCGTGAGACGCGGGTGACGCGGCGGGAGTCGCGGCGGGACCTGGCGTTGGGGCGGGCGTTGGAGGCGCACCCGGAGGTCGGGCGTCAGCTCGCGGACGGCACGCTGCGCTCGGAGCAGGCACGAGCGATCGTCGACGCGGTCGACGCCCTCCCCTCCCGGGTGGACGACGCCGTGCGCGCGGAGGCAGAGTCGCGGCTACTGGCCTACGCGCGTGAGCATGACGCGAAGGGGTTGCGGCAGATCGGGAAGCGGATCCTGGACGTGGTCGCCCCGGAGGTGGGGGAGTCCGCCGAGGCCGACGCCCTCGAAGCCGAGGAGCGTCGGGCGGAGGAGTCGGTGTCGTTCTCGATGTCCGATGACGGTGAGGGGCGTTGCCACGGCCGGTTCACGGTCCCGTCTCACGTGGGGGCGATCCTGCGCCGGATCCTGCTGGCTCTCGCGAACCCGGCCCGCCACACCGAGGCGGACCTGCGGGACGAGGCGGGGGTGTGGAAGCCGTCGCGGCGGCGGATGGGTGAGGCGTTCGTGGAGTACGTCGAGCGCTACCCGACCGACGCGTCCCCGCAGACCGCGGGCGTGAACGCGACCGTGGTGGTGACGATGACGCTGGAGCAACTGCTGGGCGAGCACGCGGCCGTGCTGTTAGACGACGGGTCGCGGATGTCCGCGGCGCAGGCACGTCGGCTGTCGTGCGAGGCCGGCATCATCCCGGTGGTCCTCGGCGGTGACGGGCAGCTCCTGGACCTGGGAAGGTCGCGGCGGCTGTTCTCGAAGGCGCAGCGCATCGCGTTGGGTCTGCGCGACGGCGGCTGCACCACGCGGGGGTGTGAGACGACCGCGGCGGGGTGTCAGGCCCACCACGACGACCCCTGGTCCAACGGCGGCGCCACCGACCTGGTCAACGGCCGGTTGTTGTGTCCGCGCCACCACCGCCTGGCCCACGACCCGCGTTACGCCAAGACCATTCACGCCGACAACCAGGTCACCTTCGTGATGCGGACGTGA